One Bufo gargarizans isolate SCDJY-AF-19 chromosome 4, ASM1485885v1, whole genome shotgun sequence DNA window includes the following coding sequences:
- the EIF4E2 gene encoding eukaryotic translation initiation factor 4E type 2: protein MNNKFDALKDDDSGDHDQNEENGTQKDSEKEKNDKDKNQSSCRKKTVVPGPAEHPLQYNYTFWYSRRTPGRPTSSQSYEQNIKQIGTFASVEQFWRFYSHMVRPGDLTGHSDFHLFKEGIKPMWEDDANKNGGKWIIRLRKGLASRCWENLILAMLGEQFMVGEEICGAVVSVRFQEDIISIWNKTASDQATTARIRDTLRRVLNLPPNTVMEYKTHTDSIKDKTSFRNTKIAL, encoded by the exons ATGAACAACAAATTTGATGC TCTGAAGGATGATGACAGTGGGGATCATGATCAGAATGAGGAGAACGGCACACAGAAAGACAGTGAGAAGGAAAAAAACGACAAGGACAAGAACCAGAGTTCATGCAGGAAGAAG ACAGTTGTGCCAGGCCCAGCAGAGCACCCGTTACAGTACAACTATACATTTTGGTATTCCCGCAGAACTCCAGGAAGACCAACAAGCTCTCAGAGCTATGAACAGAACATCAAGCAGATTGGTACCTTCGCCTCT GTGGAGCAATTCTGGAGGTTCTACAGCCACATGGTACGTCCAGGTGACCTGACCGGACATAGTGACTTTCATCTTTTCAAGGAAGGGATCAAACCAATGTGGGAG GATGATGCAAACAAGAATGGAGGAAAGTGGATAATTCGCCTGCGCAAAGGGCTGGCTTCTCGCTGCTGGGAGAATCTTATTCTAGCAATGTTGGGGGAGCAGTTCATGGTTGGCGAAGAGATCTGTGGGGCAGTTGTCTCAGTTCGTTTCCAG GAAGACATCATCTCTATCTGGAATAAAACAGCAAGTGACCAAGCAACTACAGCTCGGATCCGGGATACGTTACGGCGAGTTTTGAACCTGCCTCCAAATACAGTTATGGAATATAAAACGCACACAGACAGCATCAA